In [Leptolyngbya] sp. PCC 7376, a genomic segment contains:
- a CDS encoding SDR family oxidoreductase, translated as MQHAIITGGSSGIGKAIATLLLQQGYSLSLIARRPELLEGAKIDLEKECINSEQKILCFPADVSEKTQITSVVEEAIAKLGVPDLLITSAGVAQPGYFEEMPLEIFEQAINVNYLGTLYAIKAAIPAMKQRQKGRIVIISSGAALIGLYGYTAYGPSKFALRGLAESLRGELKCFGIGVSIVYPPDTDTPQLAAENETKPEETKQITGTAEMWQPDKLAAVILQGVEKQQFTIAPGLELTLLNRLHSLLAPVLNWYFDGIVRKVRGN; from the coding sequence ATGCAGCACGCCATTATTACGGGTGGGTCGAGTGGGATTGGTAAGGCGATCGCCACTCTCCTGCTCCAACAGGGGTATAGTTTGTCGCTGATTGCCCGCCGCCCAGAACTTTTAGAGGGTGCAAAAATTGATTTAGAGAAAGAGTGTATTAACTCTGAGCAAAAGATTCTTTGTTTTCCAGCAGACGTTTCTGAGAAGACACAAATTACATCGGTAGTGGAAGAGGCGATCGCCAAGCTTGGTGTGCCTGATTTATTGATTACTTCAGCAGGAGTGGCGCAGCCTGGTTATTTTGAGGAAATGCCCTTAGAGATTTTTGAGCAGGCCATTAACGTGAATTATTTGGGGACGTTGTATGCGATTAAAGCGGCAATTCCCGCCATGAAACAACGGCAGAAAGGTCGCATTGTGATTATTTCGTCTGGGGCAGCTTTGATTGGTTTATATGGTTATACCGCCTATGGCCCCTCCAAATTCGCGTTGCGAGGTTTGGCGGAATCACTGCGGGGAGAATTGAAATGTTTTGGGATTGGGGTTTCTATTGTCTATCCACCCGACACCGATACGCCTCAACTTGCCGCTGAAAATGAGACGAAGCCCGAGGAAACCAAACAAATTACGGGGACGGCTGAAATGTGGCAGCCGGATAAGCTTGCCGCTGTTATTTTGCAAGGCGTTGAAAAGCAACAATTTACGATCGCACCGGGTTTAGAACTGACGCTACTCAATCGCCTCCATAGTTTGCTCGCGCCTGTGCTGAACTGGTATTTTGACGGTATTGTCCGTAAGGTTCGGGGCAATTAA